In a genomic window of Salegentibacter salegens:
- a CDS encoding RagB/SusD family nutrient uptake outer membrane protein, with product MKSIKSIFVYMALMLLAGCEADEFLDREPLSDVTPKDYLNREADLAAYTIARYNFPTHGGWNIGTFGMDNHTDNQATSGHSNIWAPGEWRVSQSGGSWNFGNIRQLNYFLETVLPRWEAGDIEGSPQYVEHYIGEAYFLRAYEYFQKIQELGDFPIVTNTLEDDMEQLIAESERRPRNEVARFVLSDLEHAIELLQDVPPNGKNRISKYTALLLKSRVALHEGSWLTYHKDTPFVPGGPDWPGAGVISDFSIDIDTEIDFFLTEAMEASAQVADNISLAQNIPGEDIGYDSSGNPYFTMFGSENLESYDEVLLWRDYDPTLGISHNVNHYINQNGGNSGYTRSFVDNFLMDNGLPIYASGSGYAGDDFLQDVKENRDHRLQLFMKAPGELRLTDAVDSDGSPLLIGIPDIIGLQETKDVTGYSVKKGFSYLESNVEGNSGSTGSIVFRAAEAYLNYIEASYLMEGSINEKAGQYWEAIRSRAGIEPDYEITVSATDMAKEAENDFAAYSAGELLNDPVLYNIRRERRSELIAEGMRLFDLKRWRALDQLKSEPHIIEGFKVWGPMEEWYEDEDGNSLLIEPGQGGVPNVSSSEESNYLMPYRINTGSGNPVSDGFSWAFAHYLNPIATEHFLITGPEGSTDPSNSIIYQNPGWSTQAGTGAEF from the coding sequence ATGAAATCAATAAAATCAATTTTTGTCTATATGGCATTAATGCTTCTGGCGGGTTGTGAAGCCGATGAGTTCCTGGATAGAGAACCTCTATCTGATGTTACCCCGAAAGACTATTTGAATAGAGAAGCAGACCTTGCAGCTTATACTATAGCAAGATATAATTTTCCAACACATGGCGGTTGGAATATAGGAACATTTGGTATGGATAACCATACAGATAATCAAGCAACATCAGGTCACAGTAATATTTGGGCACCCGGTGAATGGAGGGTTTCACAGTCGGGTGGAAGCTGGAATTTTGGAAATATTCGTCAGTTAAACTATTTTTTAGAGACCGTACTTCCAAGGTGGGAAGCAGGAGATATTGAAGGTAGTCCCCAATATGTTGAACACTATATCGGTGAGGCTTATTTCCTCCGTGCTTACGAGTATTTTCAAAAAATTCAGGAATTAGGTGATTTTCCCATAGTGACAAATACCCTTGAAGATGATATGGAACAATTAATTGCAGAATCTGAGCGAAGACCAAGAAATGAAGTAGCACGTTTTGTTCTTTCTGATCTTGAGCATGCTATTGAATTACTTCAAGATGTACCGCCAAACGGAAAAAACAGGATTTCAAAATACACTGCCCTTTTATTAAAATCAAGAGTCGCTCTTCATGAAGGAAGTTGGTTAACTTACCATAAAGACACCCCTTTTGTACCCGGAGGACCAGATTGGCCAGGTGCGGGAGTTATAAGTGATTTTAGTATAGACATTGATACAGAAATTGATTTTTTCCTGACCGAGGCCATGGAGGCATCCGCACAGGTGGCAGATAATATTTCTTTGGCACAAAATATTCCAGGTGAAGATATTGGTTATGATTCGTCCGGCAATCCATACTTTACGATGTTTGGTTCCGAAAATTTAGAATCATATGACGAAGTTTTACTATGGAGAGACTACGACCCAACCCTTGGTATAAGCCATAACGTTAACCACTATATTAATCAAAATGGGGGGAACTCGGGATACACACGCAGTTTTGTGGACAATTTTCTGATGGATAACGGTCTGCCCATTTATGCGTCTGGTTCAGGTTATGCAGGTGATGATTTTCTTCAAGATGTTAAAGAAAATCGCGACCACAGACTTCAGCTTTTTATGAAAGCCCCGGGAGAATTACGACTTACAGATGCTGTCGATTCTGATGGAAGTCCTCTTCTTATTGGAATACCCGATATTATAGGTTTGCAAGAAACAAAAGACGTGACCGGATATTCTGTAAAAAAAGGATTTTCTTACCTGGAAAGCAATGTAGAAGGTAATAGTGGCTCAACTGGTAGTATCGTATTTCGTGCCGCTGAAGCCTACCTAAATTATATTGAAGCTTCCTATTTGATGGAGGGAAGTATAAATGAAAAAGCCGGGCAATATTGGGAAGCCATTAGATCTAGAGCAGGGATAGAGCCGGATTACGAAATAACTGTTTCTGCAACCGATATGGCTAAAGAAGCTGAAAATGATTTTGCGGCTTATTCTGCTGGAGAATTACTAAATGATCCAGTATTATACAATATTAGAAGGGAAAGACGAAGTGAATTAATAGCAGAAGGAATGCGTCTTTTTGATCTAAAACGCTGGAGAGCACTGGATCAGTTAAAGAGTGAACCTCATATTATCGAAGGTTTTAAAGTTTGGGGCCCCATGGAGGAGTGGTATGAGGATGAAGACGGAAATTCTTTGTTGATAGAACCCGGCCAGGGAGGTGTACCAAATGTTTCGAGTAGTGAAGAAAGTAATTACTTAATGCCTTATCGAATAAATACTGGTTCCGGTAATCCTGTAAGCGATGGATTCTCCTGGGCTTTTGCACATTATTTAAATCCTATTGCAACAGAACATTTCCTTATCACAGGTCCTGAGGGGTCAACAGATCCTTCAAACTCTATAATTTATCAAAATCCCGGATGGTCTACACAGGCAGGTACCGGGGCTGAATTCTAA
- a CDS encoding SusC/RagA family TonB-linked outer membrane protein has translation MKRFLTFCTILLSCQSILIAQESITVSGKVTEMESGIPVPSANIIEKGTSNGAMTNFDGEFSIEVPSNAILSISYIGYATKEVPVDGNATLNIQLETEESALEEVVVVGYGTQKKANLTGAVTTVDSEVLQSRPVPNVSQMLQGVVPGLNFQTSGLGGELNSGLNFNIRGSGTIGSGSNSAPLVLVDGMEADLDAINPQIIESITVLKDAAASAVYGSRAAFGVILITTKDGKPGAPRINYSNNFRFTSPLHVPNMMDSHTFALYWNEAADNSGQAPPFSQEVIERIVQYQNGEIDYGTVPNATGDRFQYYTGSNANTDWFDELYKDFSFSQEHNISLSGGTEKTTYYTSARFMDQNGLLAYGEDTFDDYDFTGKLNTEITDWISFNYSTRFSRKNYNKATQQSGLFYHNIARRWPTVPVRDPNGNFGDASGEIVQLEQGGRTDNLTDRLFMQGQFTITPLEGWNIYAIGNYKLTNNNNHVNVLPAYAYDVAGDPFPVSVGWNSPGYSSVYEYHRKEDYYSTNIYTDYTFDLNDTHNFKVMAGYNSEVTKYRTIGASRSGLITPDLPTINTATDESRATEGQYQHWAVAGYFGRLNYNFEEKYLLELNARYDGSSRFIDDKRWNLFPSVSAGWNIAKEDFWNLDAIKLFKLRGSYGELGNQNTSNWYPFYQSMPIGTANGNWLLNGERPNTSGAPGLVSSQLTWERVTSWNLGLDLALLKNRLNLSLEYFNRKTLDMVGPAPELPAILGTAVPRINNADMESTGFEAEINWRDQIGDFNYSIRGTFSDSQQKVLNYPNPTNSISDWYDGRMMGEIWGYTTLGIAQTDEEMQNHLENTSQNQLGSNWEAGDIMYADLNGDGEVNSGNGTLEDTGDLSVIGNSTPRYRFGIDLSGDYKKFDFRIFLQGFGKRDYMPNGPYFWGASGGMWQSAGFDEHMDFFRDEDSQMVQAGIAEVNRDAYYPRPLFGSGKNQQTQTRYIQDASYLRVKNVQLGYSFEAFQKSRVRFYISGENLLTFSDMIDIFDPESIGLGGWNDGKTYPYSQVFSVGLNVNF, from the coding sequence ATGAAAAGATTTTTGACTTTTTGCACGATCTTATTATCGTGTCAATCAATTTTAATAGCACAGGAATCTATTACCGTTTCGGGAAAAGTAACCGAAATGGAATCCGGGATACCGGTACCCAGTGCTAATATTATAGAAAAGGGAACCTCTAACGGTGCTATGACCAACTTCGATGGAGAGTTCAGTATCGAAGTACCATCTAATGCCATTCTAAGTATTTCCTATATTGGTTATGCTACTAAGGAAGTTCCTGTAGATGGAAATGCTACGCTGAACATACAACTGGAAACAGAAGAATCGGCACTTGAAGAAGTTGTAGTGGTTGGATATGGTACGCAGAAAAAAGCGAATCTTACAGGTGCTGTTACTACAGTTGATTCCGAAGTTCTTCAATCCAGACCTGTACCCAATGTTAGTCAAATGCTACAAGGGGTAGTGCCTGGGTTAAATTTTCAAACTTCTGGCCTGGGAGGCGAGCTAAATTCAGGTCTTAACTTTAATATTAGGGGTTCCGGTACTATTGGATCCGGGTCTAACTCAGCTCCCCTGGTTTTAGTAGATGGTATGGAAGCAGACCTTGATGCTATTAACCCACAAATAATTGAATCCATTACTGTATTAAAAGATGCAGCTGCTTCTGCAGTATATGGTTCCAGAGCTGCATTTGGAGTCATACTGATTACCACCAAAGATGGTAAACCTGGAGCCCCGAGAATCAATTACAGCAATAATTTCCGCTTTACCTCGCCTCTTCACGTTCCCAATATGATGGACTCGCATACCTTTGCACTATACTGGAATGAAGCCGCCGACAATTCTGGACAAGCACCTCCTTTTTCCCAGGAAGTTATAGAAAGAATAGTACAGTATCAAAACGGTGAAATAGATTATGGGACAGTACCTAATGCTACTGGAGACAGGTTTCAATATTATACTGGTTCTAATGCAAATACAGATTGGTTTGACGAGCTTTATAAAGATTTTTCTTTTTCACAAGAGCATAATATAAGTCTTAGCGGAGGTACTGAAAAGACAACATATTACACATCAGCCAGGTTTATGGATCAGAATGGTTTACTAGCCTATGGCGAAGATACCTTTGATGATTATGATTTTACAGGAAAACTAAATACAGAAATAACTGATTGGATCAGCTTCAATTATAGTACAAGATTTTCTAGAAAAAATTATAATAAAGCTACTCAGCAGAGCGGATTATTTTATCACAACATTGCCAGAAGATGGCCTACCGTACCTGTTAGAGATCCAAATGGAAATTTCGGAGACGCTTCTGGAGAGATCGTCCAGCTAGAACAGGGAGGACGCACAGATAATCTTACAGATAGATTATTTATGCAGGGACAATTTACAATTACTCCTTTAGAAGGGTGGAATATTTATGCCATTGGTAACTATAAACTCACCAATAACAACAATCACGTCAACGTGCTTCCAGCTTACGCTTATGATGTGGCAGGTGATCCTTTTCCTGTATCAGTGGGATGGAACTCCCCTGGATATAGCTCCGTTTACGAATATCACCGCAAAGAGGATTATTATAGTACAAACATTTATACTGATTACACCTTTGATTTAAATGACACACATAATTTTAAAGTGATGGCCGGCTATAATTCTGAAGTAACCAAGTACAGAACAATTGGTGCTTCCAGAAGTGGTTTAATAACTCCAGACCTTCCCACAATAAATACGGCTACAGATGAAAGTAGAGCGACGGAAGGACAGTATCAGCACTGGGCAGTGGCAGGATATTTCGGTAGGTTAAATTATAATTTCGAGGAAAAGTACCTATTAGAACTAAATGCCAGATATGATGGCTCCTCTCGATTTATAGATGATAAACGCTGGAATTTATTTCCTTCTGTATCGGCAGGATGGAACATTGCCAAGGAAGATTTTTGGAATTTGGATGCTATAAAATTATTTAAATTAAGAGGTTCATATGGTGAATTGGGAAATCAGAATACAAGTAACTGGTATCCTTTCTATCAGTCCATGCCAATTGGTACGGCTAATGGAAACTGGTTGTTAAATGGAGAAAGGCCGAACACATCGGGTGCTCCGGGTTTAGTTAGTTCTCAACTTACCTGGGAAAGAGTAACGAGTTGGAACCTGGGATTGGATTTAGCTTTACTTAAAAATAGATTAAACTTAAGTTTAGAATACTTCAATCGAAAAACCTTGGATATGGTAGGGCCCGCACCAGAGCTACCTGCCATTCTGGGAACAGCAGTACCTCGAATTAATAACGCTGATATGGAATCTACTGGTTTTGAAGCGGAAATTAATTGGAGAGATCAAATCGGAGATTTTAATTACAGTATAAGAGGAACTTTTTCAGATTCTCAACAGAAAGTTCTTAATTACCCTAATCCAACTAATAGTATTTCGGATTGGTACGATGGTAGAATGATGGGTGAGATTTGGGGGTATACCACTCTAGGTATTGCCCAAACCGATGAAGAAATGCAGAATCACTTAGAAAATACCAGTCAAAACCAACTAGGCAGTAACTGGGAAGCCGGTGATATTATGTATGCTGATCTCAACGGTGATGGTGAAGTCAATTCCGGAAATGGAACATTGGAAGATACCGGTGATTTATCAGTAATAGGCAATTCCACGCCACGCTATAGGTTTGGAATTGATTTAAGTGGTGATTACAAAAAATTTGATTTCCGGATATTCCTACAGGGTTTTGGAAAAAGAGATTATATGCCAAACGGGCCTTATTTCTGGGGAGCTAGCGGTGGAATGTGGCAATCTGCAGGATTTGATGAGCATATGGATTTCTTTAGAGATGAAGATTCCCAGATGGTTCAGGCAGGTATCGCAGAGGTGAATCGCGATGCTTATTATCCTCGCCCATTATTCGGTAGCGGGAAAAATCAACAGACTCAAACACGATACATACAGGATGCTTCTTATTTAAGAGTGAAAAATGTCCAACTGGGTTATTCCTTTGAAGCATTCCAGAAATCCAGAGTCAGATTCTACATTTCAGGTGAAAACCTACTTACTTTTTCAGATATGATAGATATTTTCGATCCTGAATCTATAGGACTGGGAGGCTGGAATGATGGAAAAACTTATCCTTACTCCCAGGTATTTTCTGTTGGTCTTAATGTCAATTTCTAA
- a CDS encoding ligand-binding sensor domain-containing protein: MSIVTYAQEPVLQFEHLDMSDGFSDNRINQVMQDQNGIIWAATKFGVNRYDGDQVRLYPLANSITIYQLRVKGENNILVGTDRGLYNYSKEKDRFELYRPVGKKATDTIFNQKIFSISISNSHDFWIGGSTGKFYFIQEGKKNYSFNACQLNPSFPNADIISLSEDRYGKIWLGTSNGEVWSFDPRSKALHPLQEIENHNPISDILVDSQSQVWIATLGNGLYRYNLESKELSHYTAKAKRGESINNNVVLGLYEGNNERFFIGTDGGGINLYEPVKDKFTYFKQEDGEWGLSDNSIFCFGRGMHNVIFAGTVHGGISYFEDRMNVYNVSPHKLAFQTDKQGSRILEDSQANLWITAGRNGLRKYNPKTGEVDIFIDDKNNDKDLSGDIILSMLEDEKERIWIGSLRKGLNIYDTNKHKFISFIGKESLGGIYAIEKGSDGHIWVGTTNGIVVYNEQLNIIQRLNTQTCEGLSDNRITSLYKDAKGEIWVGTENGLNILSAEGKWLDSFYASDKNDTSLSGNHILSIQEGPDLSVYVGTYGFGLNRYSRRDKKFERIGVQKGLYGKIVRGILIDHQKNIWLSTNLGLSRINNDTISNFGIQDGITPFRGGEASLSNSGRIYFAGNEGLSYFEPESLHQKISQPRVFFTGFKIVEEEGSREIEPSGFLDKQGSDILKLQADFSLFTVNFSSSNYFDLEDTEYFYKLEGLNNEWQALNKLNSITFSNLAPGAYNLHVTTKKGTEEPSIHKANIEFLVLPAFWQRREVQVISLLLLGLSIFFLTNWRNRNIKKQRDDFKKIVAIRTREVEKEKDKAYKNELELLETERQNEQLKQKRLSDELKFKTEELTNSTLRTVHKNNLLVEIKEDFIAEGKKHIELKKFFDQIVGKIDDSLAIDTEWKQFYSIFKQVHPSFIPSLKKENPSLTDRELRLCALIKLNFPSQQIATLFGISLNSIKVARHRLRKKLKIEEGMSFEDFFKLKGL, from the coding sequence GTGTCAATAGTAACTTATGCGCAAGAACCTGTTTTGCAGTTTGAGCATTTAGATATGAGTGATGGTTTTTCTGATAACAGAATAAATCAGGTGATGCAGGATCAAAATGGAATTATTTGGGCTGCTACAAAATTTGGTGTCAATAGGTACGACGGAGATCAGGTAAGATTGTATCCTTTAGCTAACAGCATTACTATTTACCAGTTACGGGTAAAAGGAGAAAATAATATCTTGGTTGGAACCGATAGAGGTTTATACAACTATAGTAAGGAAAAAGACCGATTTGAGCTTTATCGTCCCGTGGGTAAGAAAGCCACTGATACTATCTTTAACCAGAAGATTTTTAGCATTTCCATTTCCAATTCTCACGATTTCTGGATTGGGGGAAGCACAGGAAAATTTTATTTTATTCAGGAAGGTAAAAAGAATTATAGCTTTAATGCCTGCCAGTTAAACCCGAGCTTTCCCAATGCGGATATTATTTCCCTTTCAGAGGATAGGTATGGAAAGATATGGCTGGGAACAAGTAACGGTGAAGTCTGGAGTTTTGATCCACGATCAAAAGCATTGCATCCTTTACAAGAAATAGAAAATCATAATCCCATTAGTGATATTTTAGTTGATAGTCAAAGTCAAGTATGGATAGCTACCTTAGGTAATGGCCTTTATAGATATAATTTGGAGTCTAAAGAACTAAGTCACTATACAGCTAAGGCTAAAAGAGGAGAAAGTATTAATAACAATGTAGTTCTGGGATTATATGAGGGTAATAATGAGCGGTTTTTTATAGGGACTGATGGAGGTGGGATTAATTTGTATGAGCCGGTAAAGGACAAATTCACCTATTTTAAACAGGAAGATGGTGAATGGGGATTATCGGATAATTCAATTTTTTGTTTTGGTAGGGGGATGCATAACGTAATATTTGCGGGTACCGTTCACGGTGGCATTAGCTACTTTGAGGATCGTATGAATGTATATAATGTTTCTCCACATAAATTAGCTTTTCAGACAGATAAACAAGGCTCCCGAATTCTTGAAGATTCCCAGGCTAATCTGTGGATCACAGCCGGGAGAAATGGCTTACGAAAGTATAATCCAAAAACAGGTGAGGTTGATATTTTTATTGATGACAAAAATAACGACAAGGATCTATCGGGCGATATTATTCTTTCCATGTTGGAGGATGAAAAAGAGCGTATTTGGATAGGCTCATTAAGAAAAGGCTTGAATATTTATGATACCAATAAACATAAATTTATAAGTTTCATAGGAAAAGAAAGTTTAGGTGGTATTTACGCTATTGAAAAAGGATCAGATGGACATATTTGGGTAGGAACTACAAATGGAATTGTAGTTTACAATGAGCAGCTTAACATTATACAACGGCTAAATACCCAAACCTGCGAAGGTCTAAGTGATAATAGAATAACCAGCCTCTATAAGGATGCAAAAGGGGAAATCTGGGTAGGTACTGAAAATGGGCTAAATATTCTATCTGCAGAAGGTAAATGGTTAGATAGTTTTTATGCTTCTGATAAGAATGATACGAGCTTAAGTGGAAACCATATACTCTCAATTCAGGAAGGTCCGGATTTATCGGTTTATGTAGGAACCTATGGTTTTGGATTAAACAGGTATTCCCGAAGAGATAAAAAATTTGAACGAATAGGGGTGCAGAAAGGCTTATACGGAAAAATAGTCCGCGGCATTCTAATAGACCATCAAAAAAATATTTGGCTTAGTACCAACCTCGGGTTAAGCCGAATAAATAATGACACGATTAGTAATTTTGGAATACAGGATGGGATTACTCCTTTTCGTGGAGGGGAGGCGAGTTTAAGTAATTCTGGTCGTATTTATTTCGCGGGAAATGAAGGTTTATCATACTTTGAACCAGAAAGCCTACATCAGAAGATATCTCAACCACGTGTTTTTTTTACGGGTTTTAAAATAGTTGAAGAGGAAGGTTCTAGAGAAATAGAACCTTCCGGTTTTTTGGATAAGCAAGGATCGGATATTTTAAAACTCCAGGCGGATTTTAGCCTTTTCACCGTTAATTTTTCGAGTTCCAATTATTTCGATCTTGAAGACACAGAGTATTTTTATAAGTTAGAGGGCTTAAATAATGAGTGGCAAGCTTTAAACAAACTTAATTCCATAACTTTTTCCAATCTTGCTCCCGGAGCATATAATTTACATGTGACAACTAAAAAGGGTACAGAGGAACCCTCCATTCATAAAGCAAATATTGAGTTTTTGGTGTTACCTGCTTTTTGGCAACGCCGGGAAGTGCAAGTAATCTCATTATTGTTATTAGGCTTGAGTATATTTTTTCTTACCAACTGGCGTAATAGAAATATTAAAAAACAGCGTGATGATTTTAAAAAGATTGTTGCTATTAGAACCAGGGAAGTAGAAAAAGAAAAGGATAAGGCCTATAAAAATGAATTGGAATTATTGGAAACGGAAAGACAAAATGAGCAACTCAAGCAAAAAAGGTTGAGTGATGAATTGAAATTTAAAACTGAAGAACTTACTAATAGTACCTTGAGAACCGTTCATAAAAATAACTTACTAGTTGAAATAAAGGAAGATTTTATTGCGGAAGGAAAAAAGCATATTGAGCTTAAAAAATTTTTCGATCAAATCGTAGGAAAAATAGACGATAGTTTGGCCATCGATACCGAATGGAAACAATTCTACTCCATATTTAAACAGGTACATCCCAGTTTTATACCCAGCTTAAAAAAGGAGAACCCTTCTCTTACTGATAGGGAATTGCGTCTATGTGCACTGATTAAGTTAAATTTTCCTTCTCAACAAATTGCTACATTATTTGGTATTTCCCTGAACTCTATTAAAGTGGCCCGGCACAGATTAAGAAAAAAATTAAAGATAGAAGAAGGTATGTCCTTTGAAGATTTTTTTAAGCTTAAGGGGCTTTAG
- a CDS encoding rhodanese-like domain-containing protein, which produces MISKLKELLGIKPTPNYKELLQEGGIIVDVRSKAEFSDGHIKGSKNIPLQTLSANLNKLKDKNKPIITCCASGMRSASAKSVLKSNGFSNVHNGGSWAALNSKISS; this is translated from the coding sequence ATGATTTCAAAACTTAAAGAGCTTTTAGGTATAAAACCTACTCCCAATTATAAAGAACTACTTCAGGAAGGTGGAATTATCGTAGATGTAAGAAGTAAAGCAGAATTCTCGGATGGTCATATTAAAGGATCAAAAAATATTCCTTTACAAACGCTATCTGCAAATCTTAATAAACTAAAAGATAAAAATAAACCAATAATTACCTGTTGCGCTTCGGGGATGAGAAGTGCTTCAGCCAAAAGTGTATTAAAATCTAACGGATTCTCGAATGTTCACAACGGCGGAAGCTGGGCCGCACTAAACAGTAAAATATCATCTTAA
- a CDS encoding rhodanese-like domain-containing protein, with product MKTEDLIKHNKGTIVDVRTVREFMGGSVSTAVNIPLNEIPLKLDELKELESPLILCCASGNRSGQAANYLSRQGFDCVNGGSWLEVNFLTSETA from the coding sequence ATGAAAACAGAAGATTTAATTAAACATAATAAGGGAACTATAGTTGATGTAAGGACAGTTAGGGAATTTATGGGAGGAAGTGTTTCTACCGCCGTAAATATCCCGTTAAATGAAATTCCACTAAAACTTGATGAATTGAAAGAATTGGAATCTCCCTTGATTCTATGTTGTGCCTCGGGAAATAGAAGCGGACAGGCTGCAAACTATCTCAGCAGGCAGGGATTTGATTGTGTAAATGGCGGATCGTGGCTTGAAGTCAATTTTTTAACCTCAGAAACAGCATAA
- a CDS encoding DUF302 domain-containing protein: MSYYFSKILNDSFEEAIDKVTKELKEEGFGILTEIDVKETFKKKLDVDFRKYRILGACNPKMAHQAISAESKIGTMLPCNVIVQETEDGKTEVSAVDPVASMTAVENNKLGDIAQDVRSKLKTVIERLS, from the coding sequence ATGAGCTATTATTTTTCAAAAATCCTAAACGATTCATTCGAGGAGGCTATAGATAAAGTGACCAAAGAATTAAAAGAGGAAGGTTTTGGTATTCTTACTGAAATAGATGTAAAGGAAACCTTCAAAAAGAAACTCGATGTAGATTTTAGAAAGTACAGAATTCTTGGAGCTTGCAACCCGAAAATGGCCCACCAGGCAATTTCTGCTGAAAGCAAGATTGGTACAATGCTACCTTGCAACGTAATTGTACAGGAAACAGAAGATGGAAAAACTGAAGTTTCTGCAGTAGATCCTGTGGCTTCTATGACTGCTGTAGAGAACAACAAACTTGGAGATATTGCACAAGACGTGCGCTCTAAACTAAAAACGGTGATCGAAAGACTTTCTTAG
- a CDS encoding YgaP family membrane protein: MKNRVVRGIAGTFVIVSLLLAVYVNINWLWFTAFVGANLLQSSLTHWCLMDKILERLGVTDEVKPGQKC, from the coding sequence ATGAAAAACAGAGTTGTACGTGGAATAGCAGGAACCTTTGTGATTGTTAGCCTTCTATTAGCCGTCTATGTAAATATAAACTGGTTGTGGTTTACCGCTTTTGTAGGCGCAAACCTGCTTCAATCCTCTCTTACCCACTGGTGTCTTATGGATAAGATCCTGGAAAGGCTGGGAGTGACAGATGAAGTGAAACCCGGCCAAAAGTGCTAG